From Cataglyphis hispanica isolate Lineage 1 chromosome 3, ULB_Chis1_1.0, whole genome shotgun sequence, a single genomic window includes:
- the LOC126859527 gene encoding transcriptional regulator ovo isoform X4: protein MPKIFLIKNRLHQQLRLLESQHTSKSPPLGSGKDSPFGSSEPLSLIVNKDQYRDKTDDDRATTPESLRSSSPAPSPPPTQPASNATSSPPPRRFISSILGGDVPYGSRRHVLTRAERKEYSSPPIVSDDPPQFLSKSERIALPRPQTPPKAPRVEPPTRVSVIQRVPPQGQSAPRKEGNKIEIERVDPVRAPEPEQEQPIDYAVPKRKDEDEEKCRDGAMASRSSGNSITRSLLAVKLSGSQAVVQAAAGHGRSSNSGNGGSSGSGSGGAGNSSPSNSGIGGCGNGAMIGGGGGSGSGGAVGGGAGAGGMPPGGNGGRGNYGPSSPPTGSLPPFYESLKGGNNLANFANQYNTAQGNAYLTPLTAVGIDCDTGQQDNSQHAQYNAQEGKQYSLLQNVCANVCASYGLTFKEEDEELGAYKIQPDLLSSQYASYDVTDAGMMVDMVTGAVVDPLQFTTGTLTFSSPSDHTALLESLSDAADLLLPRLQTEDGGSDLLEESLHSPASTGSSGIGQDAGQMTTPVEPSVDPFPEHSMALTRGFDTRHYTTPQHFNASKLASLNYAAGESSYQPLPKERPELALHVNQNQQHQQDQQLQIQVQLQQQKQQTGASSHQQQQQQQHQGLLSPGLNFTSNVQFFNLKGLELDSGSSVGGSLPSPGTASCSLDGASSTSPSCTLAEHAHSPVAVVSPTTVGAAQTTGAVGEPPLSQRVGVLQQRLGLPNDCQLEFVNGGHGIKNPLAVEGQRQAGANRDEERTNRTPPSKDDDPNRFTCRVCSKNFSLQRLLNRHMKCHSDVKRYLCTFCGKGFNDTFDLKRHTRTHTGVRPYKCFLCEKSFTQRCSLESHGQKVHGVQHQYAYKERRAKMYVCEECGHTTHEPEVHYLHLKEQHPYSPALLKFYDKRHFKFTNSNFANMLLQVGTDA, encoded by the exons ATCGCGACAAAACCGATGATGACCGTGCAACGACCCCGGAATCCTTACGCAGTAGCAGTCCGGCGCCATCGCCGCCGCCTACGCAACCGGCGAGCAACGCGACCAGCAGCCCGCCACCCAGACGATTCATTTCCAGCATCCTCGGCGGTGACGTGCCGTACGGCAGCAGGCGTCACGTGCTCACCCGGGCGGAACGCAAAGAGTACAGCAGCCCGCCGATAGTCTCGGACGATCCACCCCAGTTCCTGTCCAAGTCGGAAAGAATCGCACTGCCGAGGCCGCAGACGCCACCGAAAGCGCCCCGTGTCGAGCCACCTACCAGAGTCTCGGTCATCCAGAGGGTGCCGCCGCAAGGTCAATCCGCGCCTAGAAAAGAGGGGAATAAGATCGAGATCGAGAGAGTCGATCCGGTGCGAGCACCCGAACCGGAGCAG GAACAGCCCATCGACTACGCCGTGCCGAAGCGGAAAGACGAGGATGAGGAAAAATGTCGCGATGGCGCGATGGCATCGCGCAGTTCCGGCAATTCCATCACGAGATCTTTGCTGGCCGTAAAACTGTCCGGCTCACAGGCAGTGGTGCAGGCAGCCGCGGGACACGGCAGATCCTCGAACTCGGGTAACGGCGGTTCCTCCGGCAGTGGCAGCGGCGGTGCCGGCAATTCCTCGCCGTCCAACAGCGGCATCGGAGGGTGCGGAAACGGAGCGATGATCGGCGGCGGTGGAGGTAGCGGCAGCGGCGGTGCCGTGGGTGGCGGCGCGGGTGCGGGCGGTATGCCTCCTGGGGGTAACGGTGGCCGTGGTAACTACGGGCCGAGCTCGCCGCCGACGGGATCCCTGCCGCCGTTCTACGAATCCCTCAAGGGTGGCAACAATCTCGCCAACTTTGCCAATCAGTATAACACCGCTCAag gaAATGCATATCTAACACCATTAACGGCGGTCGGGATTGATTGCGATACCGGCCAACAGGATAATTCTCAGCACGCACAGTACAATGCGCAGGAGGGTAAACAATATTCTCTCCTTCAGAATGTCTGTGCAAATGTATGCGCGTCCTACGGCTTGACGTTTAAGGAGGAAGATGAGGAATTAGGAGCTTACAAGATTCAACCGGACTTGTTGTCTAGCCAATATGCTTCCTACGACGTCACCGACGCGGGCATGATGGTGGATATGGTGACTGGCGCTGTGGTAGACCCATTGCAATTCACCACCGGTACCCTGACCTTCAGCTCACCCTCCGATCACACAGCATTGTTGGAGAGCCTCAGCGATGCCGCCGATCTCTTGTTGCCCAGGTTGCAGACCGAGGACGGAGGCAGCGATCTTCTAGAAGAATCGTTGCATTCGCCCGCCTCGACTGGCAGCAGCGGAATCGGTCAAGATGCCGGTCAGATGACCACTCCCGTCGAGCCAAGCGTCGATCCTTTCCCCGAGCATAGCATGGCCTTGACCAGAGGCTTTGACACGAG ACACTACACCACTCCGCAACACTTTAATGCTTCCAAACTCGCGAGCTTGAATTATGCGGCTGGAGAATCGAGTTATCAGCCATTGCCGAAGGAACGCCCGGAACTCGCGCTGCACGTCAATCAGAATCAACAGCACCAGCAAGATCAGCAGCTGCAAATTCAAGTGCAACTGCAACAGCAGAAGCAGCAAACCGGCGCGTCGTCGCAtcaacaacagcaacagcagcagcatcaGGGTCTTCTAAGCCCTGGATTGAATTTTACCAGTAATG ttcaattttttaatctcaaaGGTTTAGAGTTGGACTCTGGTAGTAGCGTGGGTGGAAGTTTGCCTAGTCCTGGTACTGCTAGCTGCTCTCTGGACGGGGCCTCATCCACCTCACCGTCGTGTACGCTCGCGGAACACGCGCACAGCCCAGTCGCGGTTGTATCACCTACCACAGTGGGCGCAGCGCAAACCACTGGAGCAGTCGGGGAGCCACCTCTTTCGCAACGGGTCGGTGTACTTCAACAAAGG CTGGGTTTACCGAATGACTGCCAACTAGAATTTGTTAACGGGGGTCACGGCATAAAGAATCCTTTAGCTGTCGAGGGTCAAAGGCAGGCTGGAGCCAATCGAGATGAAGAGAGAACGAATCGAACTCCACCTAGCAAG GATGACGATCCCAATCGCTTCACTTGCCGTGTGTgcagtaaaaattttagtctcCAGCGGCTTCTTAATCGTCACATGAAGTGTCACAGCGATGTGAAGCGTTATCTTTGCACATTCTGTGGAAAGGGCTTCAACGATACTTTTGACCTCAAAAGGCATACGAGAACGCATACGGGAGTGCGACCTTACAAATGTTTCCTTTGTGAGAAGAGTTTCACGCAAAGGTGCTCCCTGGAAAGTCACGGCCAAAAGGTCCATGGTGTTCAACATCAGTATGCCTATAAAGAGCGACGTGCTAAg ATGTACGTTTGTGAGGAATGCGGACATACCACGCATGAACCGGAAGTGCATTATCTTCATCTGAAGGAACAGCATCCTTATAGTCCGGCGCTACTAAAGTTCTACGACAAGCGGCACTTCAAGTTCACCAATAGTAACTTCGCCAATATGTTGCTCCAGGTGGGCACAGACGCGTAA